In a single window of the Methanolobus psychrophilus R15 genome:
- a CDS encoding phenylacetate-CoA ligase, protein MLIANNLNREFYVKGSGDVLMKYWQPKYETMKKEELAALQSKRLKKTAAAVYENVSFYREKFRQLGIRPEDIRSADDIRKLPVTKKTDLRDNYPFGLFAVPKKNIVRIHASSGTSGKATVVGYTRNDLETWSDLMARNFTMVGLDENDVFQNAVNYGLFTGGLGFHYGIEKIGAMAVPSGTGNTARQLEMMIDFGVTALHCTPSYALYLAETAREMDLVDELSLRVGCFGAEPWSSNTRKQLENSLNIKAYDSYGLSELMGPGVAFECQEQNGLHLWNDHFLVEVLDEEGEQVAEGEKGELVLTSLTKEALPIIRYRTGDITRLLESECCCGRTTTRISRLLGRADDMLIVRGINVFPSQIENIIAKVPEVTEHFQVILDRNQKMLDELTVRVELEENAFTGELKDLAAVKRHVENELKSVLNIRTAVELVEKGTIPRSEGKSKKVIDRRNAL, encoded by the coding sequence GTGCTGATAGCAAATAATTTAAACAGGGAGTTCTATGTGAAAGGGAGCGGAGATGTTCTCATGAAATACTGGCAGCCCAAGTATGAAACAATGAAAAAGGAAGAACTTGCAGCATTGCAATCAAAACGTTTGAAAAAGACGGCTGCAGCTGTTTATGAAAATGTGTCTTTTTACAGGGAAAAGTTCAGACAGCTTGGCATCAGGCCGGAGGATATCAGGTCGGCCGATGATATCAGAAAGCTGCCAGTGACAAAGAAGACCGATCTTCGCGATAATTACCCTTTTGGTCTTTTTGCTGTTCCTAAAAAAAACATAGTCCGAATCCACGCATCCTCAGGAACAAGTGGGAAAGCGACAGTTGTCGGATACACACGGAATGATCTGGAAACGTGGTCAGACCTTATGGCAAGAAACTTCACAATGGTAGGACTGGATGAGAACGATGTTTTCCAGAATGCCGTCAATTACGGACTGTTTACTGGCGGCCTGGGTTTCCACTATGGTATTGAAAAGATCGGAGCAATGGCTGTGCCAAGCGGTACAGGTAACACGGCCCGCCAATTGGAAATGATGATAGACTTCGGCGTTACTGCCCTCCACTGCACTCCCTCTTACGCCCTCTACCTGGCTGAGACAGCACGCGAAATGGACCTTGTGGACGAACTCTCCTTGAGGGTAGGATGTTTCGGGGCTGAGCCATGGTCATCCAACACCCGCAAACAACTGGAAAATAGCCTTAACATTAAAGCCTATGACTCCTACGGCCTTTCCGAACTTATGGGACCCGGAGTTGCATTTGAGTGCCAGGAGCAGAACGGATTGCACCTGTGGAACGATCACTTCCTTGTAGAAGTGCTTGATGAGGAAGGAGAACAGGTGGCTGAAGGAGAAAAAGGGGAACTGGTCCTTACATCCCTTACAAAAGAAGCACTTCCTATCATAAGGTACAGGACAGGTGACATCACAAGGCTGCTTGAGAGTGAGTGCTGCTGCGGACGAACCACTACCCGTATATCCAGGCTGCTTGGAAGGGCTGACGATATGCTCATTGTCAGGGGCATCAACGTATTCCCCTCCCAGATAGAGAATATCATCGCCAAAGTACCCGAGGTCACAGAGCACTTCCAGGTCATACTTGACAGGAATCAGAAGATGCTTGACGAGCTCACAGTAAGGGTGGAGCTCGAAGAGAACGCATTCACAGGCGAGCTCAAAGACCTGGCAGCTGTGAAGAGACATGTAGAGAACGAACTCAAGAGCGTACTTAACATCAGGACGGCTGTGGAGCTTGTCGAGAAAGGCACTATACCCCGCTCTGAAGGCAAGTCCAAGAAGGTCATTGACAGAAGGAACGCACTTTAA
- a CDS encoding methanogenesis marker protein 8, whose translation MPHVMEILGKARVVVKDGKVVEVGDPQIEWCPIFEKARGIKEINKEEIRKNMEFRIRDFGLFTDKRKLEMDVFVGFGASEVMMTGLNRGLIDTTVTVCDGAGTVITNNPSLVQGMGARISGLVETEPIEATINGIAQRGGIVLDPSGARIDPAGGVKKAAGLGYRKIAVTVVFPETAKELRKLESEMDLDLTIIGAHVTGIDKEFAIELVKHLDIVTSCASRNIREIVKPLAQVGTAVPLFAITQKGKELLLERAKEVESPILINTMSLPALPEHKQPRELV comes from the coding sequence ATGCCTCATGTGATGGAAATTCTGGGAAAGGCCCGGGTCGTTGTAAAAGATGGAAAGGTTGTTGAAGTGGGTGATCCACAGATAGAGTGGTGTCCGATCTTTGAGAAGGCAAGAGGAATCAAAGAGATCAACAAGGAAGAGATCAGGAAGAACATGGAGTTCCGCATAAGGGATTTTGGGCTCTTCACTGACAAAAGGAAACTTGAGATGGATGTTTTCGTTGGTTTCGGTGCATCCGAGGTTATGATGACCGGTCTTAACAGGGGCCTGATCGACACCACAGTTACTGTTTGCGACGGTGCAGGCACTGTCATAACAAATAATCCTTCCCTGGTACAGGGTATGGGAGCACGCATATCCGGCCTCGTTGAGACCGAGCCGATAGAAGCTACCATCAATGGTATTGCGCAGAGAGGAGGTATCGTCCTTGACCCTTCAGGTGCCAGAATCGACCCAGCAGGCGGAGTAAAAAAAGCAGCAGGGTTAGGTTACAGGAAGATAGCCGTGACAGTTGTTTTCCCGGAAACCGCAAAGGAACTGCGGAAGCTAGAGTCTGAAATGGACCTTGACCTTACTATAATAGGCGCTCACGTTACGGGCATCGATAAGGAGTTTGCCATTGAACTGGTGAAACACCTCGACATTGTGACAAGCTGCGCTTCCAGGAACATACGAGAGATTGTCAAACCTCTTGCCCAGGTTGGCACAGCAGTGCCACTGTTTGCCATAACCCAGAAAGGAAAGGAGTTGCTCCTTGAAAGGGCAAAAGAGGTCGAATCACCAATACTCATCAATACGATGTCCCTTCCGGCACTGCCGGAGCACAAGCAGCCCAGGGAACTGGTCTGA
- the paaI gene encoding phenylacetic acid degradation protein, which yields MDRLYKYFEQENFATISGMHLTEVSAGYAKAEMRIEKRHLNVLGSVHGGTIFTLADMAFAAASNSHGTAAVAINADISFVKAVGEGHLYAEAKETSINPKIATYTVDVTNENGDTIAIFTGMAYRKKDPLRIPE from the coding sequence ATGGACAGATTATACAAGTATTTTGAGCAGGAGAATTTCGCGACAATTTCTGGCATGCATTTAACAGAGGTTTCTGCAGGCTATGCAAAGGCAGAGATGAGGATAGAAAAAAGACATCTCAATGTGCTTGGCAGTGTACATGGTGGAACGATATTCACACTTGCTGATATGGCATTTGCAGCAGCTTCCAATTCCCATGGCACGGCTGCTGTGGCTATCAATGCAGATATCTCTTTTGTCAAGGCAGTCGGCGAAGGCCACCTGTATGCAGAAGCAAAGGAAACCTCGATAAATCCAAAGATAGCAACCTATACTGTCGATGTTACAAACGAAAACGGTGATACCATCGCAATCTTCACCGGTATGGCTTACAGGAAAAAGGACCCGCTCAGGATTCCTGAGTGA
- a CDS encoding pyridoxamine 5'-phosphate oxidase-related, FMN-binding protein, with product MTEETKQKIINYLSSHQWLNLGTADRSGKPMVHTMAFASDGATVYFVTDKNTHKVTDMMDNPNVAFTVDEDDAEVMQITGVQMQGKASLVTDGVETNKAFKLMAKKYPFLADMPSNPDNVFFKVEPAEAYYLDYSKGFNHRDFVTF from the coding sequence ATGACAGAAGAGACAAAGCAGAAAATAATTAATTATCTTTCCAGCCACCAGTGGCTGAATCTGGGCACAGCCGACAGGAGTGGGAAGCCAATGGTGCATACAATGGCTTTCGCTTCTGACGGGGCAACAGTATACTTTGTAACCGACAAGAACACTCACAAAGTCACAGACATGATGGATAATCCCAATGTTGCGTTCACTGTGGATGAAGATGATGCAGAGGTCATGCAGATAACAGGTGTCCAGATGCAGGGGAAAGCATCCCTTGTCACGGATGGGGTAGAGACAAATAAAGCATTCAAGCTAATGGCTAAAAAGTATCCATTCCTGGCTGATATGCCATCAAACCCTGACAATGTTTTCTTTAAAGTAGAACCTGCGGAAGCTTATTATCTGGATTATTCAAAGGGATTCAATCACAGGGATTTCGTGACCTTTTGA
- a CDS encoding ribonuclease BN — MGKVRDIVTGTLHKWSNDDGITDSAALSFIMLMSLPALLLFLLSVSSFFLREETIQESILEYVSAVATEATIEILNTLFQQIPETSTLTLGLLISFALFLWTSGNLFLQLEKTINRMWKVSYENSTWYEELIKKRISAFVAVFIFVLLVVLITVFEVIFFSVSQQLDQFLPIPAWAIQSISSIANFMILVLLFIYLYRVLPDTKMDYKYVVTGSFLTVAFVTLGKYVFSLYLRYTDPTGMYGSVGSVLAIFLWIYLSAIIVTVMVEFTKVYADYETSQRREQIQRSAND; from the coding sequence ATGGGAAAGGTAAGGGACATTGTCACAGGGACTTTGCATAAATGGAGCAATGACGACGGTATCACAGACAGTGCAGCGCTTTCATTTATAATGTTGATGAGTCTGCCGGCACTACTGTTGTTCCTGTTATCCGTCAGCAGTTTTTTTCTAAGGGAGGAAACGATACAGGAATCGATTTTGGAATACGTTTCCGCTGTTGCAACTGAAGCAACCATCGAAATATTAAATACGCTTTTCCAGCAGATTCCGGAGACCAGTACTCTTACCTTGGGCTTGCTCATAAGTTTCGCTCTTTTTTTATGGACCTCAGGCAATCTTTTCCTGCAACTCGAGAAAACCATTAACAGGATGTGGAAGGTCTCATATGAGAACAGTACTTGGTATGAGGAACTCATCAAGAAGAGAATCTCGGCTTTTGTTGCGGTGTTCATCTTTGTGCTGCTGGTCGTCCTGATCACTGTTTTTGAAGTGATATTCTTCAGTGTTTCTCAGCAACTTGACCAGTTTCTCCCGATACCTGCCTGGGCCATACAATCAATCAGTTCAATAGCCAACTTCATGATCCTTGTGCTTCTTTTCATTTACCTTTACAGGGTACTTCCCGATACAAAAATGGATTACAAGTATGTTGTGACAGGATCTTTTCTCACAGTTGCTTTTGTAACATTGGGAAAGTATGTGTTCAGCCTGTACCTGAGGTACACCGATCCTACGGGAATGTATGGCAGTGTAGGTTCAGTACTTGCTATCTTCCTCTGGATATACCTGTCAGCCATCATTGTCACGGTTATGGTGGAATTCACAAAAGTATATGCAGACTATGAGACGAGCCAGAGAAGAGAACAGATCCAAAGGTCTGCGAACGATTAA
- a CDS encoding JAMM-like protein metallo peptidase MEROPS family M67B: MKKNAEIIGIASDTLDFILEASKSTYPDEFAGLLEAKDGIITDILLLPGTESSESNAVLKLFMMPNISAVGSVHSHPSSAVRPSQADLHMFSKTGTRHIIVGHPYGRNNWKCYDGSGQPVKLEVLDVELEDEELL, translated from the coding sequence ATGAAAAAGAATGCTGAGATCATAGGTATTGCCAGTGATACCCTTGATTTTATACTTGAAGCCAGCAAGTCGACATATCCGGACGAGTTTGCGGGATTGCTTGAAGCAAAGGATGGCATAATTACTGATATCCTCCTTCTCCCCGGCACGGAATCAAGCGAATCCAATGCGGTACTGAAACTGTTCATGATGCCAAATATCTCGGCAGTAGGCTCCGTACATAGCCATCCAAGCTCTGCCGTGCGTCCATCGCAGGCTGATTTGCACATGTTCAGCAAGACCGGTACACGCCACATCATAGTGGGCCACCCTTACGGCCGTAACAACTGGAAATGTTACGACGGCAGTGGGCAGCCTGTTAAGCTGGAAGTGCTGGATGTGGAGCTTGAGGATGAGGAATTGCTCTAG
- a CDS encoding PAS/PAC sensor signal transduction histidine kinase, which translates to MILTKSINKDNINIEHIKLAWVSSIYSEELASLRKREKELECIYNISSLFDLHIPLQSLLKGIAQRMPSACQFPDIAAARITMDSDTYQTDNFKETPWKMSENIMVHGVAKGSLLVVYLEERPILDVGPFLKEEKRLMDAIIARLGKVIERKVLEEALLESEKRHRVIFESSPLGIFLDHKGIITHCNRSFLKIFQVPRDKTIGAAITDFVNDEQLEEVLARSNKDILPYYESEYPVQIAGDQLYLRSYYVPHRLLGNAIDSGVCLIADVTKNKQSEDALQQQKELLTSTFNALQDLIVVVDRDLRVVTSNWKSENIGCPQENEEHPHCYNCFMHRDAPCDPCYVKEVFSSGNVAEIEQTDEVDGKVREYRAFPVFDKNNNIIMAVEHIRDITERKRTEKALQMSTEELEKAYEELKSLDKLKDEFLSNLRHELNTPLTTIKGFSELLHEGTFGPLNQEQSRAMEKVVNKSKRLQNLIDSLLFASSSQVGRVRYNFEKILLSDSLLSAVGEFTEQAKEKNILIEDDFSSNKLFTYGDADYLPRAFANIVDNAIKFTHKQGKISLSAYRENGDVHVVLKDTGIGISEEDMPKLFQKFHQIDSSSTRSYGGNGLGLYVTKVIVEDHGGKIWLESEEGAGTKVHITLPAADYSQ; encoded by the coding sequence CTTCACTTAGAAAAAGGGAAAAAGAACTGGAGTGCATATACAATATCTCTTCCCTTTTTGATCTGCATATTCCTCTGCAGTCCCTGCTCAAAGGCATTGCACAGCGTATGCCATCAGCCTGCCAGTTCCCGGATATCGCCGCAGCCCGAATTACGATGGATAGCGACACCTACCAGACAGATAATTTCAAGGAAACCCCCTGGAAGATGTCAGAGAATATAATGGTCCATGGAGTAGCAAAAGGAAGCTTGCTGGTGGTCTATCTTGAGGAGCGACCTATCCTTGATGTCGGGCCGTTCCTGAAAGAAGAGAAAAGATTGATGGATGCTATCATTGCCCGTCTTGGTAAGGTTATTGAGAGAAAGGTTCTTGAAGAAGCTTTACTGGAATCTGAGAAAAGGCACAGGGTAATATTTGAATCATCTCCTCTTGGCATCTTCCTTGATCACAAAGGTATCATTACTCACTGTAACAGGAGCTTTTTAAAGATATTCCAGGTCCCGCGGGATAAGACTATAGGAGCTGCAATAACTGATTTTGTGAACGATGAGCAGCTTGAGGAAGTGCTTGCGAGGTCTAATAAAGATATACTTCCATATTATGAGAGCGAATACCCTGTGCAGATAGCAGGTGACCAGTTGTACCTGAGATCATACTACGTTCCGCACCGGCTTCTTGGCAATGCAATTGACAGCGGGGTTTGCCTGATCGCCGATGTCACTAAGAATAAGCAGTCTGAAGATGCACTGCAGCAGCAGAAGGAATTGCTTACCAGCACATTCAATGCTCTCCAGGACCTTATTGTTGTGGTCGATCGTGACCTGCGGGTTGTTACAAGTAACTGGAAGAGCGAAAATATAGGATGTCCACAGGAAAATGAGGAACATCCGCATTGCTATAATTGTTTTATGCACCGGGATGCCCCGTGTGATCCGTGCTACGTTAAAGAGGTGTTCTCCTCAGGGAATGTTGCCGAGATTGAACAAACGGATGAGGTCGACGGGAAAGTCAGGGAATACCGTGCATTTCCTGTTTTCGATAAGAATAACAACATTATCATGGCAGTGGAGCACATCCGTGATATTACAGAGCGCAAAAGGACTGAAAAAGCCCTGCAAATGTCAACGGAAGAGCTTGAAAAAGCCTATGAAGAACTTAAGTCCCTTGACAAGCTCAAGGATGAGTTCCTTTCCAATCTCAGGCATGAGCTCAACACTCCCCTCACCACGATCAAAGGGTTTAGTGAATTGCTCCATGAAGGTACATTCGGTCCTTTGAACCAGGAGCAATCGCGTGCTATGGAAAAGGTTGTCAATAAGTCAAAGCGCCTCCAGAACCTGATCGACTCCCTCCTCTTTGCCAGCTCTTCTCAGGTAGGCAGGGTACGGTATAACTTTGAAAAGATCCTCTTATCAGATTCCCTGTTATCTGCAGTAGGTGAGTTTACAGAGCAGGCTAAGGAAAAGAATATCCTGATAGAGGATGATTTCTCTTCCAACAAACTGTTCACTTACGGGGATGCGGATTATCTCCCAAGGGCCTTTGCCAACATTGTGGACAATGCTATAAAGTTCACTCACAAGCAGGGAAAGATAAGCCTGTCAGCATATCGTGAAAATGGCGATGTCCATGTCGTGCTGAAAGATACGGGCATCGGAATCTCAGAAGAGGATATGCCAAAGCTTTTCCAGAAATTCCACCAGATAGACAGTTCCTCCACAAGGAGTTACGGAGGTAACGGCCTTGGATTATATGTCACCAAGGTTATCGTTGAGGACCATGGCGGTAAAATCTGGCTTGAAAGTGAAGAGGGAGCCGGGACAAAAGTGCATATTACTCTCCCGGCCGCCGATTATAGTCAATAA